A single Gloeocapsa sp. PCC 73106 DNA region contains:
- the dps gene encoding DNA starvation/stationary phase protection protein Dps, producing MTSVTPKPNASLDFYPTRIDIAADIRTAVVKILSQTLASTLDLKTQTKQAHWNVKGMSFYSLHELFDEMAGELEEFVDMVAERITALGGTALGTARIAAKNSILPEYPSDIVEGEEHVTALSDRFAAYGAHVRSAIEQTNELTDADTADLYTEISRAIDKRLWFLEAHLVKKS from the coding sequence ATGACTTCAGTAACACCTAAACCCAACGCTTCCCTAGATTTTTATCCAACTCGTATAGATATTGCTGCAGATATTCGTACTGCTGTAGTTAAAATCTTGAGTCAAACCTTAGCGAGCACTCTAGATTTAAAAACTCAGACTAAACAAGCTCACTGGAACGTAAAAGGTATGAGTTTCTATTCTCTCCACGAGTTATTCGATGAAATGGCAGGAGAATTAGAGGAATTTGTAGATATGGTAGCAGAGAGAATCACAGCTTTAGGGGGAACTGCTCTAGGAACAGCGCGTATCGCGGCGAAAAACTCCATTTTACCCGAGTATCCCTCAGATATTGTAGAGGGAGAAGAACACGTAACTGCTCTAAGCGATCGCTTTGCGGCTTATGGTGCTCATGTTAGAAGTGCTATTGAACAAACCAATGAGCTCACAGATGCGGACACGGCTGATTTGTATACAGAAATCTCTCGTGCGATCGACAAGCGTCTCTGGTTTTTAGAAGCCCATCTAGTTAAAAAAAGTTAG
- a CDS encoding pentapeptide repeat-containing protein, producing MSKIYSFMIGIILLGLLVLPVYAVDYNKVTLIGHDFSGQDLTDASFDLASLRESNFSHANLTGVRFFSANLESVNFEGANLTNATLDSARLNDANLKNAILIGAFVSNAKVQGVNIEGADFTDALILPYEQKLLCKVAQGTNPVTGRDTRETLFCP from the coding sequence ATGAGCAAAATCTACTCCTTTATGATCGGGATTATCCTTCTGGGTTTGTTGGTCTTGCCCGTTTACGCCGTAGATTACAATAAAGTAACTCTGATCGGTCATGATTTTTCGGGTCAAGATTTGACTGATGCTAGCTTTGATCTGGCTAGTTTGAGAGAAAGCAACTTTAGTCACGCTAATTTAACTGGAGTACGCTTTTTTTCCGCTAATTTAGAATCTGTCAATTTCGAAGGTGCTAATCTTACTAACGCTACTCTTGATTCAGCTCGTTTGAATGATGCTAATCTTAAAAACGCTATTCTTATAGGCGCTTTCGTCAGTAACGCTAAAGTTCAAGGGGTCAACATCGAAGGGGCTGATTTTACTGATGCATTGATTCTCCCCTACGAACAAAAACTTTTATGTAAAGTCGCTCAGGGAACTAATCCCGTCACTGGGCGCGACACCCGTGAGACTCTATTTTGTCCTTAA
- a CDS encoding glycosyltransferase, producing MAIAQTSGVIIGESLILPGVISDSDISVLYRCADPFVFPSVKEGWGLVLLEAIAQAMLDILGNDTITVSYSFLARYSWAKSAQMHLNLYRQLLQYAGN from the coding sequence TTGGCTATTGCTCAAACGTCTGGAGTAATTATCGGTGAGTCTTTGATTTTACCGGGAGTGATCTCGGATTCTGATATTTCCGTTCTTTATCGTTGTGCTGATCCTTTTGTTTTTCCTTCGGTTAAAGAGGGTTGGGGATTGGTACTTTTAGAAGCGATCGCCCAAGCTATGCTAGATATTTTAGGTAATGATACAATTACTGTTAGTTATTCTTTTCTTGCGCGGTATTCTTGGGCAAAATCAGCACAAATGCACTTGAATTTATATCGACAACTTTTACAATATGCCGGAAATTAA
- a CDS encoding MSMEG_0570 family nitrogen starvation response protein, protein MPEINFKIEWPDGSQQICYSPSLVVKKYFEPGEDYNLEEFVQKCRTSLTIASDRVKAAYGFPCSKAMGQIQQIEFLAGQYTHLSDPKVRFLGFESILTD, encoded by the coding sequence ATGCCGGAAATTAACTTTAAAATTGAATGGCCCGATGGGTCTCAACAAATATGTTATTCTCCCTCGTTAGTAGTGAAAAAATATTTTGAACCTGGAGAAGATTACAATCTAGAAGAGTTTGTTCAGAAATGTCGAACCTCTTTAACTATTGCGAGTGATCGCGTTAAAGCCGCTTATGGATTCCCCTGTAGTAAAGCGATGGGACAAATACAACAAATCGAGTTTTTAGCTGGTCAATACACCCATCTTTCGGATCCTAAAGTGCGTTTTCTTGGATTTGAGTCGATACTTACTGATTAA